Proteins from a single region of Mytilus trossulus isolate FHL-02 chromosome 2, PNRI_Mtr1.1.1.hap1, whole genome shotgun sequence:
- the LOC134708602 gene encoding uncharacterized protein LOC134708602, which yields MDSITTIPSTEITTNDKKGEIENLRPSSKTPFKSSEEKLVIEYVPTKTRPIANVELVSTDNVKTYTVQFFNADGTVTTKKVKVGEKATSVGTKPDVRKVNVIITPDDKEDSYKPVQLQLSVHACFEVSK from the exons ATGGATTCAATAACAACAATACCTTCAACTGAAATTACAACAAATGACAAGAAAGGAGAAATTGAAAATCTCCGACCTTCCTCTAAGACACCATTTAAAAGTTCTGAAGAAAAACTGGTTATAGAATACGTGCCTACGAAGACAAGACCAATAGCCAATGTTGAACTGGTTTCTACTGATAATGTCAAGACTTATACAGTGCAATTCTTTAATGCAGATGGAACCGTGACAACAAAAAAG GTGAAAGTTGGCGAAAAAGCTACAAGTGTTGGAACTAAACCTGACGTAAGAAAAGTGAATGTAATAATCACACCAGATGACAAGGAAGATTCTTACAAACCTGTACAACTACAATTGAGTGTTCATGCTTGTTTTGAAGTCAGTAAGTAG
- the LOC134708605 gene encoding uncharacterized protein LOC134708605 — translation MDSITTIPSTEITTNDKKGEIENLRPSSKTPFKSSEEKLVIEYVPTKTRPIANVELVSTDNVKTYTVQFFNADGTVTTKKVKVGEKATSVGTKPDVRKVNVIITPDDKEDSYKPVQLQLSVHACFEVSK, via the exons ATGGATTCAATAACAACAATACCTTCAACTGAAATTACAACAAATGACAAGAAAGGAGAAATTGAAAATCTCCGACCTTCCTCTAAGACACCATTTAAAAGTTCTGAAGAAAAACTGGTTATAGAATACGTGCCTACGAAGACAAGACCAATAGCCAATGTTGAACTGGTTTCTACTGATAATGTCAAGACTTATACAGTGCAATTCTTTAATGCAGATGGAACCGTGACAACAAAAAAG GTGAAAGTTGGCGAAAAAGCTACAAGTGTTGGAACTAAACCTGACGTTAGAAAAGTGAATGTAATAATCACACCAGATGACAAGGAAGATTCTTACAAACCTGTACAACTACAATTGAGTGTCCATGCTTGTTTTGAAGTCAGTAAGTAG
- the LOC134708599 gene encoding uncharacterized protein LOC134708599 gives MDSITTIPSTEITTNDKKGEIENLRPSSKTPFKSSEEKLVIEYVPTKTRPIANVELVSTDNVKTYTVQFFNADGTVTTKKVKVGEKATSVGTKPDVRKVNVIITPDDKEDSYKPVQLQLSVHACFEVSK, from the exons ATGGATTCAATAACAACAATACCTTCAACTGAAATTACAACAAATGACAAGAAAGGAGAAATTGAAAATCTCCGACCTTCCTCTAAGACACCATTTAAAAGTTCTGAAGAAAAACTGGTTATAGAATACGTGCCTACGAAGACAAGACCAATAGCCAATGTTGAACTGGTTTCTACTGATAATGTCAAGACTTATACAGTGCAATTCTTTAATGCAGATGGAACCGTGACAACAAAAAAG GTGAAAGTTGGCGAAAAAGCTACAAGTGTTGGAACTAAACCTGACGTAAGAAAAGTGAATGTAATAATCACACCAGATGACAAGGAAGATTCTTACAAACCTGTACAACTACAATTGAGTGTCCATGCTTGTTTTGAAGTCAGTAAGTAG